The following DNA comes from Osmerus eperlanus chromosome 5, fOsmEpe2.1, whole genome shotgun sequence.
ACAGACTTAAActgcattttattttattaacagacatttaaaatCAAGAGAAATTAGTATCGCAGTTTGTACAGACGTGAGTGGGGCTTAACATCCAAAAGCTCAAGTTTCTATTTCTGCAAAGAGTAATGATTGAGGAATCACAGAATGTTCTTTGATGACAAATACAGAAAACAATCTGAAAGTCATTCCATATACTTTGGTATGCATCCGTCCAGTTCAATCATCTCTGGCCAGCCGTCATATTTGTTTGTTCCTGGTTTGTTTTTAATGAGCTGGAAGACAAATTATATCCAAGTCAGTTTCAGGAATAAGCTATATTAAAACTCAAGACTAAAACAAAAGGGCATATCTGGGAAAAATATATGTATAAtccttggccgggtttcccagattcgttaagaagctcttaacgctatgagcttcttaggaactgagcttcttaacgaatctgggaaacccggcccttgTCATTAATCACTTAAATTGTTTGGTGAATTGCATTAAAACAGTAAGGGGCCCAGTAGAATACTTGAATTCCTTGTTACAACTGATTGCTACAGACACATATTTGGTGAGACCATTAAGAGGCTCTGTACATTATGAATATGTGCAGTCTATTACTACCTTCTCCATGTGGCTGCTTGTTAATCCTTTTCCTCCTACAAAGATCCAGTTGTCTCTGAAGCCAAGTGAATTGATGGCAGAGCTGCCAAGATCTGCAATCAACTTTCGGGCTTCACTGTTAAGTCTGTGAATCAATTCAGCTGGTCAGTATTTTTTACACAGCCTTATGTCCACCACTGTCCTACCATTAACATGGATATGGAGAATTATAAGCAGGACTGTTACAGTGAGATACGGAGGGTGTAGTCGCCAACCACTTTTTAAAATTCGGAATCTTTGCCAAAATTCTGCAATTTTCCAAGTAAAAAATTATCACAGTAGACACAAGCTGTGGTAAGATAGCAAACGCAGAAACTCAGGCAGGATCATAAAAACCCAAACTATTCTACAAAAAGAATCACGAGGAACTGCTCACACGTACAACGACAAGGAGATGACAAAGAGTAACTAGGGAAGGAACCCAAATTACACAAGGACCAAACCAGACCCAGGTgaaaccaacaacaacaaactgaAAACTTAACGTAGACACTTAACAAGTAATCGCGCAGACACAGAGAACACTGGGAAAACACTGTACAGACAAATTATGCTATAAAAACtggtaaaatgttttattactTGGTTGCTGGTTCATCAAATGATGCAATCAACACCACAGATCCTTTCTCAATGGTCTGTATAAACTTTATCAAAGGCTCAATGTCtgcaaaagaagaaaaacagttAAACTTTTCAAGCGATCAGCTCCTTGCTGCATCAAGTTTTTATAATACAAATTGTCAATGGACAATATGGTGTTCATGTTTCCAGAATGAAAACATGACATTTTGATATTCTTTGTTGAAAGATCTTCTACTGTCTTTAATAGTATATGTATTGAAAGGCCTATAGTAGGCTACAACTAAAACAGCATCCCAAGTTTAACTTATATCATGTTGGTCAAAATTAGTTTGATCATACCAGGTCACCTCATCACCTCATCCAACAAAGTCTGGGGTCATGAATATCCTTACCGCCACCATACATGTCAAAGTTTCCAGTGTTTTGTACTTGTCCTGTCTTTCCTGTTTGAGGAACAGGGTTCATTAAAAATATGTAGAGAGACACTTTAACATAATATCTAAAAGATGATAACAAAAAAATATGCAGCCTGGCAGAAATATCTGATTgctaatgttttttttacaatatgtcAGACTAACAGGTTTTGTGCACTTTCACTTGATTTCTGTCTTGACTTTTACTAAATACACCAGTGCATAATAAATGTGGACGTTTTACCATGATGTGTGAAATAAATGTTTAATTGAGTTGTAATACTTTACCGTTTACAACAGCAATGTTAATTCCTACACCGGCATTTTTGTTAATATTTCCAAGAATCCTGTAGTACATAAATAGTATGGTCTTTCGATCATATTCATATCCATGAACATAATATTTCCAGACTTTTCATGGTCGTTAAAGACAACCTCCTACTTTGAAGTACACCACTACATATGTCAATTTGTTACTCACAGTTGGTTCTGTAGGCAGATTTTTGGCTGCACCACACTGGCTGCTCCACTGGAGATGTAAAAACTAAACTGGTCATCAGGGCACAACTTCAGCTTGCCACATGGATCTACTGTGGGATTTTAGACATgttaatcaacacacacacacgtatatatttatatatatgctTATTAGTACTTACTTGTCACTATTGTCACTGTGTTTAACTGTGGAACAGGCAACTCTCTAGGAAAGAATACGCCTGTACACATAAAATATAATTACTGTTAGCCTGCTTTACACAATAAATCAAGAACCATTTTTGACAATTCATCATTGACAACTTGACTTTAGCATTtaatgtatttaaattcacataGGCGTGATTCAGATTCAGTTAAGTCTGGCACACACATTACCTTTGTTGAAGTCAGACGCTTTCAGTACAAATGCAGCGATGACAAAGACAGCAAACCATATCATGCATAGACCCCCTgtaatataataacaaaaacccGTGTATAGTTAATATTGGTGTTTGATGGAGTTTGGAGCAATTTCTCGTGTCTCCTCTAAGCTAAAAAAAAAGTTACGCAAAGTTGATCGAAAAAACTCGGGGAATCCATTAAGAACAAACAAGTTTGTGAAGCAACTTACGTTTAACTGCATAACTTGTTTGCAGtcgacctttaagaaaatacgTTATAGTTAGGCCTAAGTATTCACTTTGAGTTAATATTGagaaattgagaaatataggctatattGAGACTTACCCATGTTGACGCTTGACACGTACGTCTAAACAGGAATTAGGCTATACCTGTTCGAAGGAAGTTCTTGGCTACTGCTTGATTCACTTTCAAGTGACATTCAGTGGTAGCCTATACCTGGCTTGCTTCAAGACCCCTCAACAAATGTTTGATCAGTAGTCAGTTGAAGGGATGAAAGCCCGTTTCTGCcacataaaaaataataaagcgAAATGTTTTGCAAGGCAGAAAGCGAAAGTAACGACACAATGccacctgctccacctcctccagtctCAGTGAGGAATAGGCGGAGATCAACCATCAGTCACACAGTATTCCTgatagaactagagagggtacaatttctcgggaaattgtagggtgtgcttgcttgcgtcggttgcacaggggtccgtttttgaatgacatttttacaactgatttctgtatattttatatgaaaatgcatacttattatttataaagattaaatagatttaaaagcattttttttgctgctcatttacaactgaaaatacgagtgaagtgtagaatgaaatagatgtcttctcatttcccctgcaagaggcagcctcatcgttgaatcaaaacgaataaatttggcagaccggtgtaaaaatggacctatctctatgacttaaacgtcatttaaagtttttcccttctcgtgatattttcaggcatgtagcctactcattgcattcattcattaataaagaaccccctttgaagattattctacgacgttacccggcagtagaagatatggaatcgcgattcagacagtcccatctgctaactgaaaatatgccccccaaaacgtaaataagcttgacatttatttagtggaaaatcgctcattcataaaaagttcactggtagcgatcattgtcagtaacaacgcaaaatgcgatatagccctgtgtggagaagctgccccggtaaattgtactactacggtacagtactagtagactactgctgtgttcgtcttggtagcgattgcgttggttgaattggatttaacgttccgttgtacggtttaggctgaaattaattattttcatgaacagattgacaacgtttaggctgtggcaatgaagttcaggttagtagttagatagacttttgatttaagtaaggggagtgccgaacatgttctgtcgccgtttgacttcctacagctgtgtacagtaacctagatgtttttgtagtgtctcgcgtactggtttgaaaccacaggtaatgatcatttcacccacaaatcgtttacttgtaatgtaatgtcataataagtcctacaacgaaaatgtatttgtgaggaacgtttattttaatgattgaaaacagatgcatcatagaccactgtagtatgtgttgcccgggtaacagaggctaatgtcatgctaatgcctcagtgaaatagtagactaccgtttccgaaagtagatgtgggcctacttccttaataatatcagctaatattgtacattacattttacaattgtgtttcacatcacaaagtaaaataagtaaatagttatcaccctggcctctttgcttgtggcgtttctgcagctgccttgcagtaaagctatagttagcctagctatcccccaagttaacagatgcgaaacgaatgttctgctacaggtagtcacgcgtgttttcgtgacgttagtgacgtagtgacgttagtaacgtcagtgactgtggctagcaaattagccaccgttagcttcacttttcaccacaaaaacgcaatttctacttaaaccatgcaacggaacgtaaataaaaatacaaccaacgcaatcgctaccgcttggttgtgctctcgccgaaggcttgagcacacccaattatgccTGGGAATGGTTCGAAAAGAAACATGGAAATATGCTAAAGGCCGAAAGTCCTTTGTCTGTAGGACCACTGGCATTCCTTAATATATTTTGTTACATGGATTAAAAAGATATAACAGAGTTAGTAAACTATTAAACTAATAAGAGGCCACCATACACATTAAATGTCTGACATGTTTATCCACTGTTTAGAAGAACAGCATTTTATAGAAACAATGAACAGATAATGGTCCATTTATTGTAGACTGCACACATTTGTTGATGTGTCTTTTCTTGAAAAAATATTCTGTCACAATTCACACAAGCATGAGCTTTGGTCATATCTTGACTTGATGTTTCAAAAAGGTATTTTTGAGCAGCCATTTACAAGTACATATAGATACAAAGGAGATAACCATGATTTCCACAGTTTACACATTTCTAACCAATGACTGCTGTACTACAAAATTGATGTGATATACGAGAATGCAGTAGCCTGAAATTCCATAGCCTACCATTAGTAAATGCGCAGTAGTCTGGAACCTCTCAGTTTATCATTACCAAGGGACTTTATCAATGGGCCCAAACCAAAACCAGTGCAACCAAACGTCATCTTAGTCGATTACGAAGATGCATGAACAGCGCTCTGCTGTTCAGTCGCCGTGTTAATTCTGCCCCATATCAGATACAGGCCCAGTAGTTATGACACTGGCCGCAGCCAACTGCAACAAAAATAAACCATGACCTTGCAGATCGGTCTGGTTCCCAGGCTAAGAATACAGTAAAATGATAAAAGATACAAACTACTTTTTTAAGGCTTTAAGATGTTTGCAAGAAAACAAATTGACGGGCAATTCCCGTGTCTTTGAAAACAAGTTCACAATATATAAACTACAGATTGGGATAGACAATAGCCTATATGGTTTTGAACGCATTGTTCACCAATACAACAGCATCAGCACTTTCCAACTCAACTAGTGGGTGAAACTGGTCTGATTAAGTGAAAACATGCTGTATAAAGTTTTTGTATTAGGGTACTTTCACACCTAGCCTGTTTGATCCGTTTTCTCTGTAAGTCCGGTTCGTCTGAAGGTGAGAACACGCATTCGAATTCTGGTGCGGATAAAACAACCGAACCATGGTCCCCCTAAAAAGACAGCACTCGGTCTGGTTCGATGTGAACCATGTTTCGGTTCGCTTTAGGTGTGAATGTAGTCGGATTTaagacttaaccctcgtgctgccttcgggtcacatgacccaaaggttcataacgaaccatcgttgtgtttacccaattttacccaatacaaaaacaaataaaaatacttttcttttaaccttcgcaatgtgggggttctgagacagcccgacggttaaaagaaaatgcttcactttgtttttgtatgcggtaaagttgtcgcaatacgacggtgggtcacaatgactgatgggtcagaacgacccgaggagaacacaagggttaatataaTATCCTAATCCTACATTATAGGAAGCAAACCAACATGTAGTGCATTGTGGGTTGAAGAAGGATGTTGACACTTGGCAGACAGCTGCGCCGCTCATAAGCAGCATGATGAGTCGAGGGAAAACGTGGGGGAATGATGAAATGAAGGCTCTTCTGCAAATATGGGCTGATGGTCATATTGCAGAGATGCTTGTGAAAACACATAAGAATAGCGAGGTATTTAAATTATTCAGTGATACACTGAAAGAAAGGGTAGACTTGAGCGCACAGTGGACCAATGTCGGTTGAAAGTTTAAAAACTTAGTAATACATATATCCTAAGTACGTGATGTTCTACGGCAGTGGTCCCAATCCTGTTCCTCGGGCCTCCCTTccctgttttagatgtttccctgctccaacacacctgattcaaatgaatggtcgttatctaCGGAAATGTGGGAGCTCGAGGGACGAAAACAAATAATTGTCATGGTTTGATGATCTGGATATGATCCAGGGTACAAGACCAACCCAAAAAACTTGGTCGTGCAACACCGAATCATAACAATTCAAGATAGTAGGGCCTATCGCAATACGCTGCTGTTGATCCATTGTTGTACATGACGTTGCGTtggacttcatgcagcgccggcgatTTTCCCTCACAGAAAATCTGTGAGGGAAAATCACTTCCTGTCAATCACAGTAgttgtgttcgacttcatgcgcTGGCGGCGCcaagctgagaatgccattggctgcttcaaatcagccgcctgcagcagcCCCGCTGATTTGAAGCGTGTGAACACTAACCGGACCTAATGAAAAATGCAACAAAGTAGCAACTCATCGACTGATTCGGACCAAGGAAACGGTCTAGGTGTGAAAGCACCCTTCTCCATACTTTTTTTATATTTCCACAATACTGTACATTAGCATATTCCATTGATTGACAACAACCCATTCCTCTTTCTTCAGGTTGCCTGCTTGAGCAATCCGATGCTCCAATTCACAGTTTTATTTCTCCCCCCCAAACAGGAAAGATGTATCTACATTCCCATCGCAGAGTTGATGTGTCCTGCGTGCACCACTGTAACCGTGTTCATCATCATCGCTCTCTCACTTTcgaaagcctctctctctctgcctagtGCCACTCTGTCGTGTTCGAAcgccagtctgtctctctggagcgccgctcgctccctctccagccacagCCTCTCCGCCTGCACCACCGCCCTCTCCCGCTCCACGgccgccctctccctctccagaatctcccactccctctccagagCCGGCCCTTTGTTCGCGGGACCCGCGGGGCCCCTTCCTAACCGCTCCTCCCTGAGGGCTCTCTCGCATTCAGCAGAAGCTCTCTGGCATTCGTCGGCGGTGTGCTCGGCGTACATCTCCTGCTCAAAGTCGGAGGCACTGGCTCGATTCTCCTGTTGGGGGGGCGGTGGTGCAGGTGGCCGTGACCTTGACACGCGGGGCGAGGGCGAGGGGTGCTGGTCATCCTCCTGTGTGATGGGGGTGAGGACAGGGGCGCAGGAGGACAAGCGGCCCTCCATGGCTTCGTTCATGAGGTGGAACCAGGGCCAGGAGGCAGCATTGTCTGCCATGCTCTCCATGCCTACCGGAGGGTACTTCAAGTCCTGGTTTCAGGGGGCAAGAAGGCATAATGCAGTTAGGCCCAGTCCCACATTTCCCAGAAATGTAGGTAAGCTAATAACAAATGTGCATGCTACGTGCGAACACATACTTGTATATGATTTGTTCCTCAAAGTAGTAAACGTGGAAACCAGTACCTTATATCGTCTCTTTAAATTGTCCCACTTTTTGGACACCTGGTAAGTGGATACCTTTCCAAGGAGACCCAACTCCTTTAAAATGGCCCTGCAAAAAAAGGTTATATATATCTAAAGTCTTGTGGATAGTAAATCTTGTCATATTTGTCTTTTCCTCGAAAAACAGGAAATATCAAGACTGTAAAGACAAGGAGATGCTGACTCACTTCCATGCGGCCTTGGCTGCATTTCGCCTCCCAGTGAAAAGAACCTCATTTGCAGCGCGCAGCTTGATCAGCTTCCTCGTGTCCTGTTCCGTCACTGTAAACAAAACCATAAGAAAGTTTAAGAAAATAGTCAAGTTTGTGACTGCTTCAACAGCACCACCAATTCACAAATAGTATCAACCATGCCAAAACAATTTCCCGGCACAACGATTACATTCACCCTGGAACTTCCTCAGGATTGCTGTCCCACAATAAAAAGAAAAATCCTCATGTCGAGGATAGCTACCCACTCTTGTAGGAGAAATCCGTGGGTGTTGTACACTCTTCACCGCTGGCGTCAATGTAAGTCAcagttccctccccctctgtgtctgCTGC
Coding sequences within:
- the LOC134021329 gene encoding protein FAM3C-like isoform X1, whose translation is MGRLQTSYAVKRGLCMIWFAVFVIAAFVLKASDFNKGVFFPRELPVPQLNTVTIVTIDPCGKLKLCPDDQFSFYISSGAASVVQPKICLQNQLILGNINKNAGVGINIAVVNGKTGQVQNTGNFDMYGGDIEPLIKFIQTIEKGSVVLIASFDEPATKLNSEARKLIADLGSSAINSLGFRDNWIFVGGKGLTSSHMEKLIKNKPGTNKYDGWPEMIELDGCIPKYME
- the LOC134021329 gene encoding protein FAM3C-like isoform X2, which codes for MGRLQTSYAVKRGLCMIWFAVFVIAAFVLKASDFNKGVFFPRELPVPQLNTVTIVTNPCGKLKLCPDDQFSFYISSGAASVVQPKICLQNQLILGNINKNAGVGINIAVVNGKTGQVQNTGNFDMYGGDIEPLIKFIQTIEKGSVVLIASFDEPATKLNSEARKLIADLGSSAINSLGFRDNWIFVGGKGLTSSHMEKLIKNKPGTNKYDGWPEMIELDGCIPKYME